The window GCCATTCGGGTCAGCTGGTGTCGACTTGCGAGTCCCAGCTTGGTGAAGATGTGGTGCATGTGATTCTCGAGGGTCTTCACACTCATGGAGAGACGGCCGGCTACCTCTCGATATGAGTAGCCGCGGGCGATCAGGGTTGTGACCTCCCGCTCTCTCGGGGTGAGACGCTCCAGCCCGTCTGCGTCCGCGATGTCGCGGTCGATATCGAGGAGGTATCCGGCTACTTCCGGTGAGACGGGCCGTTCCCCGGCCAGGGTGCGGGCGATTGCATCGATGACGAACGCTTCGTCGGCGGTCTTCACCAAGTAGCCATCAATGCCTGACTGAAACATGCGGACCACGTCCTCACGTGATGTGGACACGCTCAGGGCGAGGAAACGGATCTCCTCGTCGAACCGCCTCACGGCTTCGACCACGGCCGACCCCCCACCGCCCGGGATCTTCACGTCCAGGAGCACCAGGTCAGGTCGACGCTCACGGATCATTTCCACGGCGGTCGAAGCCTCGTCGGCTGAGCCGACAAGCCGATACTCACGGGCGATCACCGCTTCGATCCCCCTACGTACGAGGGGATGGTCCTCGACGATGAAGACAGATGGAGCTTCCATCATGGATCTGGTACCCGAATCGTGATTTCGGTGCCCTCACCCGGTTGGGACTGCACCTCGACCTCGCCTCCGGACCGTTCAACCGGGCCGACGATCCGCCTGCCGAGCCCGCGTTCGAAACCGCCGCTCGCGTCGAACCCGCGGCCTCGGTCGCGGATGTTGATGATCACTTGCCCGTCGGTGGCCTCGCTGTACAGGTCGACACGGGACGCACCCGAGTGTTTTCCTGCGTTCATCAGAGCTTCTCGCGCAGCCTCGAGCGCCAATGCGAGTGCCGGGGTCACCGGCCGGTCATCTCGAATGACGTCCACGATCTGCACGCCTCGACAAAGGTCCTCGACTTCGTCCCGATGGCGGAGGAGTTGAGCCTTGAAACTCTCCTGATACGGGGAGCGGAACTCTTCGATGGTTCGGCGAAGCTCTCGATCTTGCCTGCGGGCCAGGTATCGAACCTCATCGGGATGCTCGGCGTCCACCCGAATGGCATGAAGGGTCTGCAGCACGGAGTCGTGCAGATGGTCCGCGAGGCTGGAGCGTTCCTCGTGTCGAGCGACCTCAGCGGTCTGCTGAGCCAGGGCTGCCTCGGCGGTGAGCCGCAACCGGTCGCGTTGTCGGATGCTGTCGAACGCCCAGCCGATCACGAGTGCAAGGGCGATGAATTGAAACGTGCCTGCAGTACGGCCTGCGGCGAGTCCGTGCGCCAGATGCAGGCCCGCGTGTGCCAGAAGCAGCAGGACACCGGCGCTCAAGGTCCAAGGAAGGGAGGCGGCGAACGCCACCACGAACAGCCAGGAACCTGGCCAACCGCCGGACACGAAGTCCT of the Acidimicrobiia bacterium genome contains:
- a CDS encoding response regulator transcription factor, with the translated sequence MEAPSVFIVEDHPLVRRGIEAVIAREYRLVGSADEASTAVEMIRERRPDLVLLDVKIPGGGGSAVVEAVRRFDEEIRFLALSVSTSREDVVRMFQSGIDGYLVKTADEAFVIDAIARTLAGERPVSPEVAGYLLDIDRDIADADGLERLTPREREVTTLIARGYSYREVAGRLSMSVKTLENHMHHIFTKLGLASRHQLTRMA
- a CDS encoding ATP-binding protein, with protein sequence MVTKAGSALPPVENTLRTIAAGYRVVVWIWMLILVLVQTIGGEPGNRTVLAGAMVLATAWTVLTLWASRSTKRLGSLWFVAADGFVALALSATGLAAGTEDFVSGGWPGSWLFVVAFAASLPWTLSAGVLLLLAHAGLHLAHGLAAGRTAGTFQFIALALVIGWAFDSIRQRDRLRLTAEAALAQQTAEVARHEERSSLADHLHDSVLQTLHAIRVDAEHPDEVRYLARRQDRELRRTIEEFRSPYQESFKAQLLRHRDEVEDLCRGVQIVDVIRDDRPVTPALALALEAAREALMNAGKHSGASRVDLYSEATDGQVIINIRDRGRGFDASGGFERGLGRRIVGPVERSGGEVEVQSQPGEGTEITIRVPDP